In the Streptomyces fradiae ATCC 10745 = DSM 40063 genome, one interval contains:
- the priA gene encoding bifunctional 1-(5-phosphoribosyl)-5-((5-phosphoribosylamino)methylideneamino)imidazole-4-carboxamide isomerase/phosphoribosylanthranilate isomerase PriA produces MTTLELLPAVDVRNGQAVRLVHGESGTETSYGSPLEAALAWQRAGAEWLHLVDLDAAFGTGDNRALVAEVTGAMDIKVELSGGIRDDASLAAALATGCTRVNLGTAALETPEWVAKVIAEHGDKIAVGLDVRGTTLRGRGWTRDGGDLYETLERLNREGCARYVVTDIAKDGTLQGPNLDLLRDVCAATDRPVVASGGVSSLDDLRAIAGLVPLGVEGAIVGKALYAKAFTLEEALAVVSG; encoded by the coding sequence ATGACCACGCTCGAACTCCTCCCCGCCGTCGACGTCAGGAACGGCCAGGCCGTCCGGCTCGTCCACGGCGAGTCCGGCACGGAGACGTCCTACGGCTCCCCGCTGGAGGCGGCGCTGGCCTGGCAGCGCGCGGGCGCCGAGTGGCTCCACCTGGTGGACCTCGACGCCGCCTTCGGCACCGGCGACAACCGCGCCCTGGTCGCCGAGGTCACCGGGGCCATGGACATCAAGGTCGAGCTGTCCGGCGGCATCCGCGACGACGCCTCGCTCGCCGCCGCCCTCGCCACCGGCTGCACCCGCGTCAACCTCGGCACGGCCGCCCTGGAGACCCCCGAGTGGGTCGCCAAGGTCATCGCCGAGCACGGCGACAAGATCGCCGTCGGCCTCGACGTGCGCGGCACCACCCTGCGCGGGCGCGGCTGGACCCGCGACGGCGGCGACCTGTACGAGACGCTGGAGCGGCTGAACCGGGAGGGCTGCGCCCGCTACGTGGTCACCGACATCGCCAAGGACGGCACGCTCCAGGGCCCCAACCTGGACCTGCTGCGCGACGTGTGCGCCGCCACCGACCGGCCCGTCGTCGCCTCCGGCGGGGTGTCCTCGCTGGACGACCTGCGCGCCATCGCGGGGCTGGTCCCGCTCGGCGTCGAGGGCGCCATCGTCGGCAAGGCCCTGTACGCGAAGGCGTTCACCCTGGAGGAGGCGCTCGCGGTGGTGTCCGGATGA
- the hisI gene encoding phosphoribosyl-AMP cyclohydrolase has protein sequence MTSDLDPAIAARLKRSPDGLIPAIAQQYDTGEVLMLGWMDDEALHRTLTTGRCTYWSRSRREYWVKGDTSGHVQHVRSVALDCDADTLLVKVDQVGAACHTGARTCFDADVLPLGQ, from the coding sequence ATGACCAGCGATCTCGACCCGGCCATCGCCGCCCGCCTCAAGCGCAGCCCCGACGGACTGATCCCGGCCATCGCCCAGCAGTACGACACCGGCGAGGTGCTGATGCTCGGCTGGATGGACGACGAGGCCCTGCACCGCACCCTCACCACCGGCCGCTGCACCTACTGGTCGCGCAGCCGCCGCGAGTACTGGGTCAAGGGCGACACCTCCGGGCACGTCCAGCACGTCAGGTCGGTCGCCCTCGACTGCGACGCGGACACCCTCCTCGTCAAGGTCGACCAGGTGGGCGCCGCCTGCCACACCGGGGCCAGGACCTGCTTCGACGCCGACGTGCTGCCGCTCGGGCAGTAG
- a CDS encoding anthranilate synthase component I has protein sequence MDLETFRKLAADRRVIPVSRRLLADGDTPVGLYRKLAGERPGTFLLESAENGRSWSRYSFVGVRSAATLTVRDGQAHWLGTPPVGVPVDGDPLQALRATVDTLQTPPMPDGPAGAGEPGSGMPPFTGGMVGYLGYDIVRRLERIGDHGADELGLPELTMLLTSDLAVLDHWDGTVLLIANAINHNDLDTGVDEAYADAVARLDAMQADLTRPAESGPAVLPPSELPPYTARWGGAAYQEAVEDIKERIRAGEAFQVVPSQRFETPCEASALDVYRVLRATNPSPYMYLLRLDGFDVVGSSPEALVKVEGGHAMVHPIAGTRPRGATPQEDQALADELIADPKERAEHLMLVDLGRNDLGRVCEPGSVEVVDFMSIERYSHVMHIVSTVTGRVAAGRTAFDVLTACFPAGTLSGAPKPRAMQIIEELEPSRRGLYGGAVGYLDFAGGSDTAIAIRTALLRDGTAYVQAGAGVVADSDPVAEDTECRNKAAAVLRAVHTANRMNRV, from the coding sequence ATGGACCTCGAGACCTTCCGCAAGCTGGCGGCCGACCGCCGAGTGATCCCCGTCAGCCGCCGCCTCCTCGCGGACGGCGACACCCCGGTCGGCCTCTACCGCAAGCTGGCCGGCGAGCGGCCGGGGACCTTCCTCCTGGAGTCCGCCGAGAACGGCCGCTCCTGGTCCCGCTACTCCTTCGTGGGCGTCCGCAGCGCCGCCACCCTGACCGTACGGGACGGGCAGGCGCACTGGCTGGGCACCCCGCCCGTCGGCGTCCCCGTCGACGGCGACCCGCTCCAGGCCCTGCGCGCCACCGTGGACACCCTCCAGACGCCCCCCATGCCCGACGGCCCGGCAGGCGCCGGCGAGCCGGGCTCCGGGATGCCGCCCTTCACCGGCGGCATGGTCGGCTACCTCGGCTACGACATCGTGCGGCGCCTGGAGCGCATCGGCGACCACGGCGCCGACGAGCTGGGCCTGCCCGAGCTGACCATGCTCCTCACCTCCGACCTGGCCGTCCTCGACCACTGGGACGGCACGGTCCTGCTGATCGCCAACGCGATCAACCACAACGACCTCGACACCGGCGTGGACGAGGCGTACGCGGACGCCGTCGCCCGGCTCGACGCCATGCAGGCCGACCTCACCCGGCCCGCCGAGTCCGGCCCCGCCGTGCTGCCCCCCTCCGAGCTGCCCCCGTACACCGCCCGCTGGGGCGGCGCGGCCTACCAGGAGGCCGTCGAGGACATCAAGGAGCGCATCCGCGCGGGCGAGGCCTTCCAGGTCGTGCCCTCCCAGCGGTTCGAGACGCCCTGCGAGGCGAGCGCCCTCGACGTCTACCGGGTCCTGCGCGCCACCAACCCGTCCCCGTACATGTACCTGCTGCGCCTCGACGGGTTCGACGTCGTCGGCTCCAGCCCGGAGGCGCTGGTCAAGGTCGAGGGCGGGCACGCCATGGTCCACCCCATCGCCGGCACCCGGCCGCGCGGCGCCACCCCGCAGGAGGACCAGGCCCTCGCCGACGAGCTGATCGCCGACCCCAAGGAGCGCGCCGAGCACCTGATGCTCGTCGACCTCGGCCGCAACGACCTCGGCCGGGTGTGCGAACCGGGCTCCGTCGAGGTGGTCGACTTCATGTCCATCGAGCGGTACTCGCACGTCATGCACATCGTCTCCACGGTGACCGGCCGCGTCGCGGCAGGACGCACCGCCTTCGACGTGCTGACCGCCTGCTTCCCCGCCGGGACGCTCTCCGGGGCGCCCAAGCCGCGCGCCATGCAGATCATCGAGGAGCTGGAGCCCAGCCGCCGCGGCCTGTACGGCGGCGCCGTCGGCTACCTGGACTTCGCGGGCGGCTCGGACACGGCCATCGCCATCCGCACGGCCCTGCTGCGCGACGGCACGGCGTACGTGCAGGCGGGCGCCGGGGTCGTCGCCGACTCCGACCCGGTCGCCGAGGACACCGAGTGCCGCAACAAGGCGGCCGCCGTGCTCCGCGCCGTCCACACCGCCAACCGGATGAACCGCGTCTGA
- a CDS encoding RidA family protein, which translates to MTGTPRRVVTGAPWEEQFGYSRAVELPNGLVLVSGCTSVVDGAVVDAGPYEQAVNAFNVAFDALRQLGLGPADVVRTRMYITHARDVEEVGRAHKDLFDAVRPAASMLVVSGFVDSRLVVEVEVEAYRTNGGAAS; encoded by the coding sequence ATGACCGGGACGCCCCGCAGGGTCGTCACCGGGGCGCCGTGGGAGGAGCAGTTCGGCTACTCCCGCGCCGTGGAGCTGCCGAACGGGCTGGTCCTCGTCTCCGGCTGCACGTCCGTCGTGGACGGCGCCGTCGTGGACGCGGGCCCGTACGAGCAGGCCGTCAACGCCTTCAACGTGGCGTTCGACGCACTGCGGCAGCTCGGCCTCGGCCCGGCGGACGTCGTCCGCACCCGCATGTACATCACCCACGCCCGCGACGTGGAGGAGGTCGGACGCGCCCACAAGGACCTGTTCGACGCCGTCCGCCCCGCCGCGTCGATGCTCGTCGTCTCCGGCTTCGTCGACTCCCGGCTGGTCGTCGAGGTCGAGGTCGAGGCGTACCGCACGAACGGAGGTGCCGCGTCATGA
- a CDS encoding DUF2752 domain-containing protein has translation MDATTPPPAPPLSPPPPAPYADPPPLAPHAGLSGPQSSAAPASSADPESSAAPASSAGPESSAGPESSADPASSAARAGHEGPALCAAPPHSAGPAPAPYAPPPLRRRLLAPLGALAGAAAAFAYVGAVDPNEPGHYPVCPLLRYTGLYCPGCGGLRSAHAFVHGDLAAALGANAMAVAGYAAFAVFMVFWLVRAVRGVPVRLNPSPALLWAVGGIWAVFCVVRNLPAGAALAP, from the coding sequence GTGGACGCCACGACACCGCCCCCCGCGCCGCCCCTGAGCCCTCCGCCCCCCGCGCCGTACGCGGACCCTCCGCCCCTCGCGCCCCACGCGGGCCTTTCGGGGCCCCAGTCTTCCGCGGCCCCCGCGTCTTCCGCGGACCCCGAGTCCTCTGCGGCCCCCGCGTCTTCCGCGGGCCCCGAGTCCTCTGCGGGCCCCGAGTCTTCCGCGGACCCCGCGTCGTCCGCGGCCCGGGCGGGCCACGAGGGCCCCGCGCTGTGCGCGGCCCCGCCGCACTCCGCGGGCCCCGCGCCCGCGCCGTACGCCCCGCCCCCGCTGCGCAGGCGGCTGCTCGCGCCGCTGGGCGCCCTCGCCGGGGCCGCCGCGGCCTTCGCGTACGTCGGCGCCGTCGACCCGAACGAGCCGGGCCACTACCCCGTCTGCCCCCTGCTGCGGTACACGGGCCTGTACTGCCCCGGCTGCGGCGGCCTGCGCAGCGCCCACGCCTTCGTCCACGGCGACCTGGCCGCCGCCCTCGGCGCCAACGCCATGGCCGTCGCCGGATACGCCGCCTTCGCGGTGTTCATGGTCTTCTGGCTGGTCCGGGCGGTGCGCGGCGTCCCCGTACGGCTCAATCCGAGCCCGGCGCTGCTGTGGGCGGTCGGCGGGATCTGGGCGGTCTTCTGCGTCGTGCGCAACCTGCCGGCCGGCGCGGCGCTCGCCCCCTGA
- a CDS encoding HGxxPAAW family protein has product MAGSAHGHTPAAWTGVTISFIGFCVAGVFMVAANPLGFWAGIAVVLIGGVVGAAMKAAGLGQPKESREQHEARTAAGRAQAAS; this is encoded by the coding sequence ATGGCGGGCAGCGCCCACGGACACACCCCGGCCGCCTGGACCGGTGTCACCATCTCCTTCATCGGCTTCTGCGTCGCCGGTGTCTTCATGGTGGCGGCCAACCCGCTCGGCTTCTGGGCCGGAATCGCCGTCGTCCTGATCGGCGGCGTCGTCGGCGCCGCGATGAAGGCCGCCGGTCTCGGCCAGCCGAAGGAGTCGCGCGAGCAGCACGAGGCGCGTACCGCCGCGGGCCGGGCGCAGGCCGCCTCCTGA
- a CDS encoding VOC family protein, giving the protein MIRIAMTSVYVDDEERAHAFYTDVLGFETRTRIDLGGALFITVGAPGQDVELLLEPGDSPIARQYTRGLREAGLPCIVFGVDDLRAEYERLRGLGVVFPQEPTEQGPILTAVLDDTVGNLVQLAQPLG; this is encoded by the coding sequence GTGATCAGGATCGCGATGACCAGCGTGTACGTGGACGACGAGGAGAGGGCGCACGCCTTCTACACGGACGTCCTGGGCTTCGAGACCCGCACCCGCATCGACCTGGGCGGGGCGCTGTTCATCACGGTCGGCGCGCCGGGGCAGGACGTGGAGCTGCTGCTGGAGCCGGGCGACAGCCCGATCGCGCGGCAGTACACCAGGGGCCTGCGGGAGGCGGGACTGCCGTGCATCGTCTTCGGCGTCGACGACCTGCGGGCCGAGTACGAGCGGCTGCGGGGGCTGGGCGTGGTGTTCCCGCAGGAGCCCACCGAGCAGGGGCCGATCCTCACGGCGGTGCTGGACGACACCGTCGGCAACCTGGTCCAGCTCGCCCAGCCGCTGGGCTGA
- a CDS encoding TIGR03085 family metal-binding protein, which produces MSTHAKRERLLLADLLEAAGPDAPTLCDGWTTRDLAAHVVVRERRPDAAAGVLLGPLRDRLERVQAEFAAKPYEELVQLVRSGPPRMSPFSIKQVDEGANTVEFYVHAEDVRRAQPDWTPREIDPVFANALWARLEKTARLVGRRSPGGLVVRRPNGQTAVAHRGTPVVTVTGEPGELTLFLYGRQAAARVELDGDEGAVAAVLKARLGV; this is translated from the coding sequence ATGTCCACCCATGCCAAGCGTGAACGACTGCTCCTGGCCGATCTGTTGGAGGCGGCGGGTCCCGACGCGCCGACGCTCTGCGACGGCTGGACCACCCGCGACCTCGCCGCCCACGTGGTGGTGCGGGAGCGCCGGCCGGACGCGGCGGCGGGCGTGCTCCTGGGGCCGCTGCGGGACCGGCTGGAGCGGGTGCAGGCGGAGTTCGCCGCGAAGCCGTACGAGGAGCTGGTCCAGCTCGTCCGCTCCGGGCCGCCGCGGATGTCGCCCTTCTCCATCAAGCAGGTCGACGAGGGCGCCAACACCGTCGAGTTCTACGTGCACGCCGAGGACGTGCGGCGGGCGCAGCCGGACTGGACGCCCCGCGAGATCGACCCGGTGTTCGCGAACGCCCTGTGGGCGCGGCTGGAGAAGACGGCCCGCCTGGTGGGCCGCCGCTCCCCCGGCGGCCTGGTGGTGCGCCGTCCGAACGGGCAGACCGCCGTCGCGCACCGTGGCACGCCCGTGGTGACGGTGACGGGCGAGCCCGGCGAGCTGACGCTGTTCCTGTACGGGCGGCAGGCGGCCGCCCGGGTGGAGCTGGACGGCGACGAGGGGGCCGTCGCGGCCGTCCTGAAGGCGCGGCTGGGAGTGTGA
- the hisB gene encoding imidazoleglycerol-phosphate dehydratase HisB: protein MSRVGRVERTTKETSVVVEIDLDGTGKVDVSTGVGFYDHMLDQLGRHGLFDLTVKTDGDLHIDSHHTIEDTALALGAAFRQALGDKVGIYRFGNCTVPLDESLAQVTVDLSGRPYLVHTEPENMAPMIGAYDTTMTRHILESFVAQAQIALHVHVPYGRNAHHIVECQFKALARALRYASERDPRAAGILPSTKGAL, encoded by the coding sequence ATGAGCCGCGTAGGACGGGTCGAGCGCACCACCAAGGAAACGTCCGTCGTCGTCGAGATCGACCTCGACGGCACGGGCAAGGTCGACGTCTCCACCGGCGTCGGCTTCTACGACCACATGCTCGACCAGCTCGGCCGCCACGGGCTGTTCGACCTCACCGTCAAGACCGACGGCGACCTGCACATCGACTCGCACCACACGATCGAGGACACCGCCCTCGCCCTCGGCGCCGCCTTCCGGCAGGCCCTCGGCGACAAGGTCGGCATCTACCGCTTCGGCAACTGCACCGTCCCGCTCGACGAGTCCCTCGCCCAGGTCACCGTCGACCTCTCCGGCCGCCCCTACCTCGTGCACACCGAGCCCGAGAACATGGCGCCGATGATCGGCGCGTACGACACCACGATGACCCGGCACATCCTGGAGTCGTTCGTCGCGCAGGCCCAGATCGCGCTGCACGTCCACGTCCCGTACGGGCGCAACGCCCACCACATCGTGGAGTGCCAGTTCAAGGCCCTCGCCCGCGCCCTGCGCTACGCCTCCGAGCGCGACCCGCGCGCCGCCGGCATCCTGCCGTCCACGAAGGGCGCCCTGTGA
- the hisF gene encoding imidazole glycerol phosphate synthase subunit HisF, producing MSLAVRVIPCLDVDNGRVVKGVNFQNLRDAGDPVEMARLYDAEGADELTFLDITASSGNRETTYDVVRRTAEQVFIPLTVGGGVRSADDVDRLLRAGADKVGVNTAAIARPELIREISERFGSQVLVLSVDARRCPEGTGTPSGFEVTTHGGRRGTGIDAVEWAHRAAELGAGEILLNSMDADGTKDGYDTEMIRAVRAQVSVPVIASGGAGKLDHFPPAVDAGADAVLAASVFHFGDLRIGEVKATLRAAGHPVR from the coding sequence ATGAGCCTCGCGGTCCGAGTCATCCCCTGCCTGGACGTGGACAACGGCCGCGTCGTCAAGGGCGTCAACTTCCAGAACCTCCGCGACGCGGGCGACCCCGTCGAGATGGCCAGGCTGTACGACGCCGAGGGCGCCGACGAGCTGACGTTCCTCGACATCACCGCCTCGTCCGGCAACCGGGAGACCACCTACGACGTGGTGCGGCGCACCGCCGAGCAGGTGTTCATCCCGCTCACCGTCGGCGGCGGCGTCCGCAGCGCCGACGACGTGGACCGGCTGCTGCGCGCGGGTGCGGACAAGGTCGGCGTCAACACGGCCGCCATCGCCCGGCCCGAGCTGATCCGGGAGATCTCCGAGCGGTTCGGCAGCCAGGTGCTCGTCCTGTCCGTGGACGCCCGGCGCTGCCCGGAGGGCACCGGCACGCCGTCCGGCTTCGAGGTCACCACGCACGGCGGGCGCCGGGGCACCGGCATCGACGCCGTGGAGTGGGCGCACCGCGCCGCCGAGCTGGGCGCGGGAGAGATCCTGCTGAACTCGATGGACGCCGACGGCACCAAGGACGGCTACGACACGGAGATGATCAGGGCGGTCCGCGCGCAGGTCTCCGTGCCCGTGATCGCGTCGGGCGGCGCGGGGAAGCTGGACCACTTCCCGCCGGCCGTCGACGCCGGTGCGGACGCCGTGCTGGCCGCGTCCGTCTTCCACTTCGGCGACCTGCGGATCGGCGAGGTCAAGGCCACCCTCCGCGCGGCGGGCCACCCGGTCCGCTGA
- the hisH gene encoding imidazole glycerol phosphate synthase subunit HisH, translating to MKTAKKVVVLDYGFGNVRSAERALARVGADVEITRDYDTAMNADGLLVPGVGAFSACMAGLKEARGDWIVGRRLSGGRPVMGICVGMQILFARGVEHGVETEGLDEWPGTVGPLKAPVIPHMGWNTVEPPEGSELFAGVDPGERFYFVHSYAVTDWSLETANPALRAPAVTWSTHGERFVAAVENGALWATQFHPEKSGDAGAQLLTNWLKTF from the coding sequence ATGAAGACCGCGAAGAAAGTCGTCGTCCTCGACTACGGCTTCGGCAACGTCCGCTCGGCCGAACGCGCCCTCGCGCGCGTGGGCGCCGACGTCGAGATCACCCGCGACTACGACACCGCCATGAACGCCGACGGCCTCCTCGTGCCCGGCGTCGGCGCCTTCTCCGCCTGCATGGCCGGGCTGAAGGAGGCCCGCGGCGACTGGATCGTCGGCCGCCGGCTCTCCGGCGGCCGGCCCGTGATGGGCATCTGCGTCGGCATGCAGATCCTGTTCGCCCGCGGCGTCGAGCACGGCGTCGAGACCGAGGGCCTGGACGAGTGGCCCGGCACGGTCGGCCCGCTCAAGGCGCCCGTCATCCCCCACATGGGGTGGAACACGGTCGAGCCGCCCGAGGGCTCCGAGCTGTTCGCCGGCGTCGACCCCGGCGAGCGGTTCTACTTCGTCCACTCCTACGCCGTGACCGACTGGTCCCTGGAGACCGCCAACCCCGCCCTGCGCGCCCCGGCGGTCACCTGGTCCACGCACGGCGAGCGGTTCGTCGCCGCCGTCGAGAACGGCGCCCTGTGGGCGACCCAGTTCCACCCGGAGAAGTCCGGGGACGCCGGCGCCCAGCTGCTGACCAACTGGCTCAAGACCTTCTGA
- a CDS encoding histidinol-phosphate transaminase — MTDVRIDDLPLRDELRGKSPYGAPQLDVPVRLNTNENPYPLPEPLVERIAERVREAARHLNRYPDRDAVELRTELARYLTRTTGHRVGTEQVWAANGSNEVLQQLLQTFGGPGRTALGFEPSYSMHGLISRGTGTGWISGPRREDFGIDVAAASAAIAEHRPDVVFITSPNNPTGTAVDAGTVLALHDAAQAAKPSLVVVDEAYVEFSHRPSLLPLIEGRPHLVISRTMSKAFGAAGLRLGYLAAHRAVVDAVQLVRLPYHLSAVTQATALAALEHTDTLLGYVEHLKAERDRLVTELRATGYEVTDSDANFVQFGRFEDSHAVWRAILDRGVLVRDNGVPGWLRVTAGTPQENDAFLDAVRAIRKEQSS, encoded by the coding sequence GTGACCGACGTACGCATCGACGACCTGCCCCTCCGCGACGAGCTGCGCGGCAAGTCCCCCTACGGGGCGCCCCAGCTCGACGTCCCCGTGCGCCTCAACACCAATGAGAACCCCTACCCGCTGCCCGAGCCGCTGGTGGAGCGCATCGCCGAGCGCGTCCGCGAGGCCGCCCGGCACCTCAACCGCTACCCCGACCGCGACGCCGTGGAGCTGCGCACCGAGCTGGCCCGCTACCTCACCCGCACCACCGGCCACCGGGTCGGCACGGAGCAGGTGTGGGCGGCCAACGGCTCCAACGAGGTCCTCCAGCAGCTGCTCCAGACCTTCGGCGGCCCCGGCAGGACCGCGCTCGGCTTCGAGCCCTCGTACTCGATGCACGGCCTGATCTCCCGCGGCACGGGCACCGGCTGGATCTCCGGGCCCCGCCGCGAGGACTTCGGGATCGACGTGGCGGCCGCGTCGGCGGCCATCGCCGAGCACCGCCCCGACGTGGTGTTCATCACCTCCCCCAACAACCCCACCGGCACCGCCGTCGACGCCGGCACGGTGCTCGCCCTCCACGACGCCGCCCAGGCCGCGAAGCCGTCCCTGGTGGTCGTGGACGAGGCGTACGTCGAGTTCAGCCACCGCCCGTCGCTGCTGCCCCTCATCGAGGGCCGCCCGCACCTGGTGATCTCCCGCACCATGTCGAAGGCGTTCGGCGCCGCGGGGCTGCGCCTCGGCTACCTCGCCGCCCACCGGGCCGTCGTCGACGCCGTCCAGCTCGTCCGCCTGCCCTACCACCTGTCCGCCGTCACCCAGGCCACCGCGCTCGCCGCGCTGGAGCACACCGATACGCTGCTGGGGTACGTCGAGCACCTCAAGGCCGAACGGGACCGGCTCGTCACCGAGCTGCGCGCCACCGGCTACGAGGTCACCGACTCCGACGCCAACTTCGTCCAGTTCGGACGCTTCGAGGACAGCCACGCCGTGTGGCGGGCCATCCTCGACCGCGGCGTCCTGGTCCGCGACAACGGCGTACCGGGCTGGCTGCGGGTCACCGCGGGCACGCCGCAAGAGAACGACGCGTTCCTGGACGCGGTTCGCGCCATTCGGAAGGAGCAGAGCTCATGA
- a CDS encoding TIGR02234 family membrane protein, with amino-acid sequence MGDSGCVSAASVPQPRAAGQGEAATARSGRRSLAAALLLGALGAAVVLLASGRTWTEGRVTGVGGTVTLSASGGDVTGAPTALAVVGLAALVAVLATRGAGRRVVAVLLALSGAGAAAAALVGAGDGAALDERAALTTGDTAARAVGLTQTAWPYVTAGAALLILAAGLIALRFGPAWPAMSGRYERDGGPRARSARRPEDPERPEDLWKALDRGEDPTDGPGTAAPRP; translated from the coding sequence ATGGGGGATAGTGGGTGCGTGAGTGCCGCATCCGTACCCCAGCCCCGCGCCGCCGGCCAGGGCGAGGCGGCGACCGCCCGCAGCGGCCGCCGCAGCCTCGCCGCGGCCCTGCTCCTCGGCGCGCTCGGCGCCGCCGTCGTCCTGCTCGCCTCCGGCCGCACCTGGACGGAGGGGCGCGTGACCGGCGTCGGCGGCACCGTCACCCTCAGCGCCTCGGGCGGTGACGTCACCGGCGCCCCCACCGCCCTGGCCGTGGTCGGGCTGGCCGCCCTCGTCGCCGTCCTCGCCACCCGCGGCGCCGGCCGCCGCGTCGTCGCCGTCCTGCTGGCGCTGAGCGGCGCCGGAGCCGCCGCGGCGGCCCTCGTCGGCGCCGGGGACGGCGCCGCCCTCGACGAGCGGGCCGCCCTCACCACCGGCGACACCGCCGCGCGGGCCGTCGGCCTCACCCAGACGGCGTGGCCCTACGTGACGGCCGGCGCCGCCCTGCTGATCCTCGCCGCCGGGCTGATCGCGCTGCGCTTCGGACCCGCCTGGCCCGCCATGTCGGGCCGCTACGAGCGGGACGGGGGCCCCCGCGCGCGCAGCGCCCGCCGCCCCGAGGACCCCGAGCGGCCCGAGGACCTGTGGAAGGCCCTGGACCGGGGCGAGGACCCCACGGACGGGCCGGGCACGGCGGCGCCCCGGCCCTGA
- the hisD gene encoding histidinol dehydrogenase — protein sequence MISRIDLRGDALPTGGALRDLLPRAEFDVEAALEKVRPICEDVHHRGDAALIDYAERFDGVTLDQVRVPAAALTRALQELDPAVRAGLEESVRRARIVHREQRRTTHTTQVAPGGTVTEKWVPVGRVGLYAPGGRSVYPSSVVMNAVPAQEAGVESIALASPPQKEFGGLPHPTILAACALLGVDEVYAAGGAQAVAMFAYGTESCAPADMVTGPGNIWVAAAKRYFTGRIGIDTEAGPTEIAVLADATADPAHVAADLISQAEHDPLAAAVLVTDSAELADAVERELEPQIAATKHVDDRVLPALRGKQSAIVLVDGVEEGLRVVDAYGAEHLEVQTADAAAVAQRVRNAGAIFVGPWSPVSLGDYCAGSNHVLPTGGCACHSSGLSVQSFLRGIHIVDYTREALAEVAHHVVTLAEAEDLPAHGAAVRVRFAGENGDGKAPRP from the coding sequence GTGATCTCACGAATCGATCTGCGAGGCGACGCCCTGCCGACGGGCGGCGCCCTGCGCGACCTGCTGCCCCGTGCCGAGTTCGACGTGGAAGCCGCCCTGGAGAAGGTGCGGCCCATCTGCGAGGACGTCCACCATCGGGGCGACGCGGCGCTGATCGACTACGCGGAGCGGTTCGACGGCGTCACCCTCGACCAGGTCCGGGTCCCGGCCGCCGCGCTGACCCGCGCGCTCCAGGAGCTCGACCCGGCCGTCCGGGCCGGCCTCGAGGAGTCCGTCCGGCGCGCCCGGATCGTCCACCGCGAGCAGCGCCGCACCACGCACACCACCCAGGTCGCCCCCGGCGGCACGGTCACCGAGAAGTGGGTCCCCGTCGGGCGCGTGGGCCTGTACGCGCCGGGCGGCCGCTCCGTCTACCCCTCCTCCGTGGTCATGAACGCCGTTCCGGCGCAGGAGGCCGGGGTCGAGTCCATCGCCCTCGCCTCCCCGCCGCAGAAGGAGTTCGGCGGCCTGCCGCACCCGACGATCCTCGCCGCCTGCGCCCTGCTCGGGGTCGACGAGGTGTACGCGGCCGGCGGCGCCCAGGCCGTCGCCATGTTCGCGTACGGCACGGAGAGCTGCGCCCCCGCCGACATGGTCACCGGCCCCGGCAACATCTGGGTCGCCGCCGCCAAGCGGTACTTCACCGGCCGCATCGGGATCGACACGGAGGCCGGCCCGACCGAGATCGCCGTCCTCGCCGACGCCACCGCCGACCCGGCGCACGTCGCGGCCGACCTGATCAGCCAGGCCGAGCACGACCCGCTCGCCGCGGCCGTCCTGGTCACCGACTCCGCCGAGCTGGCCGACGCCGTGGAGCGCGAGCTGGAGCCGCAGATCGCCGCGACCAAGCACGTGGACGACCGCGTCCTTCCCGCCCTGCGCGGCAAGCAGTCCGCCATCGTCCTGGTCGACGGCGTGGAGGAGGGCCTGCGGGTCGTCGACGCGTACGGCGCGGAGCACCTGGAGGTCCAGACCGCCGACGCCGCCGCCGTCGCCCAGCGCGTCCGCAACGCCGGCGCGATCTTCGTCGGCCCCTGGTCGCCGGTCTCCCTCGGCGACTACTGCGCCGGCTCCAACCACGTCCTGCCCACCGGCGGCTGCGCCTGCCACTCCTCGGGCCTGTCCGTCCAGTCCTTCCTGCGCGGCATCCACATCGTGGACTACACCCGCGAGGCGCTCGCCGAGGTCGCCCACCACGTGGTCACCCTCGCCGAGGCGGAGGACCTCCCGGCGCACGGCGCCGCCGTGAGGGTCCGCTTCGCCGGGGAGAACGGCGACGGGAAGGCGCCGCGGCCGTGA